In the Syntrophorhabdaceae bacterium genome, one interval contains:
- a CDS encoding GNAT family N-acetyltransferase — MYTIEAERLIVRELTDSDVPLLAQMFARPTTMQWLFGGTPMSAEEAGRFIREHFTFGRLSYGLGVLCEKKPERFVGFAGLLPCRYLYEDDFELGFALIEDARRKGYATEIGRAQIVYGFETLSVHRLLALVHPQNRASLRTLEKIGMKLLKTIRTEERGPRRVYVVKRPA, encoded by the coding sequence ATGTATACTATAGAGGCCGAACGCCTTATCGTGAGGGAGCTTACCGATTCTGACGTGCCGCTGCTCGCTCAGATGTTCGCCAGGCCGACGACCATGCAGTGGCTTTTCGGAGGCACCCCCATGTCGGCAGAAGAGGCGGGACGTTTTATCAGGGAGCATTTCACCTTTGGGAGGCTATCCTATGGACTCGGCGTGCTGTGCGAGAAAAAGCCTGAGCGCTTTGTCGGTTTCGCGGGACTCTTACCGTGCCGGTATCTCTATGAGGACGATTTTGAACTGGGTTTCGCCCTGATTGAGGATGCGCGGCGAAAGGGCTATGCCACGGAAATCGGCAGGGCTCAAATCGTCTACGGGTTTGAAACCCTGAGCGTACATCGTCTGCTTGCGCTCGTCCACCCGCAAAACAGAGCGTCTTTGCGCACTTTGGAAAAGATCGGCATGAAGCTTTTAAAGACGATCCGGACGGAGGAGCGTGGACCACGGCGTGTCTACGTTGTCAAAAGACCTGCCTGA